A genomic segment from Methanolobus zinderi encodes:
- a CDS encoding phosphate uptake regulator PhoU, translating to MQLTGGSTYIVSLPIKWVRENGLSAGDVVTLSARPNHSLTIMAEPGTEDRKQHSRVEISLTGDSEDDFRMLVSNYLVGYDIIKVTSLSDFTADQRKFIKEAARRRLIGIEIVEESRTELVLQSLLNYQDISLEKSIHSMYRIISSMLEDVLRAIENHDLELARDVIQRDDDVDRFYLLTVRQLKASIDDSSLAQKIGLANSKDCLGFRLVAKSVERVGDHVQRIAKNVIDMDSQLESDDEILRLGKLSRNVFMDSIEAISTSDAVFANNIIKTSTKISAMADHICKKDCGTESRIGESKRNILESLQRISEYSADIAEIVINMHAKEMKDACQL from the coding sequence ATCCAGCTTACAGGCGGATCAACATACATAGTATCACTGCCGATCAAATGGGTTCGGGAGAACGGTCTTTCGGCAGGGGATGTTGTTACTCTTTCAGCAAGGCCCAACCACTCTCTCACCATTATGGCAGAACCCGGAACAGAGGACAGGAAACAGCATTCCAGGGTTGAGATATCCCTGACCGGGGATTCGGAAGATGATTTCAGGATGCTGGTCTCCAACTATCTTGTTGGTTATGACATAATAAAGGTAACATCTCTCAGTGACTTCACCGCAGATCAGAGGAAATTCATCAAGGAAGCTGCTCGCAGGCGTCTTATAGGTATTGAGATAGTCGAAGAGTCAAGGACCGAGCTGGTGCTGCAGAGCCTGCTGAACTATCAGGATATATCCCTGGAAAAATCGATCCATAGCATGTACAGGATAATTTCCTCCATGCTTGAGGATGTGCTGCGTGCGATAGAGAATCATGATCTTGAACTGGCACGGGATGTTATTCAGAGGGATGATGACGTGGACAGGTTCTATCTGCTGACTGTAAGGCAATTGAAAGCCTCCATAGACGACTCGTCCCTGGCACAGAAGATAGGGTTGGCTAACTCAAAGGATTGTCTTGGCTTCAGGCTTGTGGCAAAGAGCGTTGAGAGGGTCGGGGACCATGTCCAGAGGATCGCAAAGAATGTAATAGACATGGACTCACAACTTGAAAGCGACGATGAGATACTGCGTCTGGGTAAGCTTTCCAGAAACGTGTTCATGGATTCCATCGAGGCTATATCCACATCGGATGCTGTGTTTGCCAACAATATCATAAAGACATCCACAAAGATCTCCGCAATGGCAGACCATATCTGTAAAAAGGACTGCGGTACGGAAAGCAGGATCGGTGAGAGCAAAAGGAATATACTGGAAAGCCTGCAGCGCATCTCCGAATACAGCGCCGATATCGCTGAGATCGTCATCAATATGCATGCAAAAGAGATGAAGGATGCCTGCCAGTTATAG
- a CDS encoding RAD55 family ATPase, translated as MVLTSFGLKNVPQNVVLLIEEDIGDVKSVFFQKICSDALAIGKKVYYISTRSSEKILAEEMNNFGIQDFDEKLTIIGNFSEPVALFDMCYKRHKLCNRLYGDDAGPLHNITDADVCIIDMFSSLFIHEEVEIISEAIESLINISRDSNITFLLSADMGILPERAEKIIRSMVDGVIQFRTEYTGGKINRYINIPKMKGSLPLNKMIAYNVTSQGITMDTRERVG; from the coding sequence ATGGTGCTAACTAGCTTCGGTCTTAAAAACGTACCTCAAAATGTGGTACTGTTAATCGAGGAAGATATAGGAGACGTAAAAAGCGTATTCTTCCAGAAAATATGTTCCGATGCACTGGCTATCGGAAAAAAAGTGTATTATATCTCTACACGAAGCTCGGAAAAGATACTGGCCGAAGAAATGAATAACTTCGGAATCCAGGATTTTGACGAAAAACTGACCATCATAGGAAATTTTTCCGAACCTGTAGCATTGTTTGATATGTGCTACAAAAGGCATAAACTCTGTAACAGGCTCTACGGAGATGATGCAGGGCCGCTTCATAACATAACCGATGCCGATGTATGCATTATAGACATGTTCTCCTCATTGTTCATTCATGAGGAAGTCGAAATCATTTCCGAGGCCATCGAATCACTCATCAATATCAGCAGGGATTCAAACATAACATTTCTTCTTTCGGCGGATATGGGGATACTTCCGGAAAGAGCCGAAAAGATAATCCGCTCCATGGTTGACGGCGTAATCCAGTTCAGGACCGAGTACACCGGTGGCAAAATAAACAGGTACATCAATATCCCAAAAATGAAAGGAAGCCTCCCCTTAAACAAAATGATAGCCTACAATGTGACCAGCCAGGGAATCACAATGGATACAAGGGAAAGGGTTGGCTGA